From the Paenibacillus sp. MMS20-IR301 genome, the window ATAGAACTGATGGGCGGTACCCGCGTTCCCTTCCTGCAGGAGGATACCAACTGGCTGATCAGCTATCTGGTCATTGGTGTATGGCAGAGTATGGGCTGGGGCACAATCATCTACCTGGCGGCGATGAGCGGGATTAACCCGGAATTGTACGAAGCGGCAACCGTTGACGGAGCCGGACGCTGGAGAAAGGTGTGGAATATCACGCTTCCTTCCATCCGTGCGACCATTGTTACCTTGCTCATTATGGCTCTGGGTAAAGTAATGGACGGTTCCTTCGAGCGTATTTACTCCCTGCAAAATAAGGCGACCACTGAGTTCACAACCACGATTCCGGTGCTGGTATACCGCTGGGGGATTGAGAGCGGCAATTTCAGCCGGGCGACAGCCATCGGCCTGTTCCAATCCGTCATTGGCATCATTCTGGTCATCTCTGCTGACCGCATAGCCAAGAAGCTCGGTGAGGATGGAATTCTGTAGAAAGGAGAGGGACCATGAAAGCAACAACCGCGGGTCCTGCCGCACCACATAAAGCACGCATAGATATCTACGGCTTAATCATCGGCTTTGTCATTATCCTGGCTTCCCTGGTGTGTCTGCTGCCGTTCATTCATGTCGTAGCGAAATCCCTGAGCTCTGACTCCTTCGTCATTGCCAACAGAGTCTTTCTGTGGCCGCAGGGCTTCACTATCGAGGCGTACCGGAAAATCTTCGCTGATGCCAGTATCCTCCGGTCATTATACATCACGGTAATCGTAACCGTATTGTTCACCATCCTGGGGATGATTCTGACAATCTGTGCCGCATATCCGCTGTCAAGAACCCAGTTCAAGGGCCGCCGGGTCATCACCTTCATCTTCCTGTTTACGATGTATTTCAGCGGCGGGATCATCCCGGACTATATGAACATTAACAATCTGGGTCTGATGGATACGATCTGGTCACTGATTTTACCGCTCTCGTTCAGCGTCTTCAATCTCCTTATTATGAAGACCTCACTAACGAGCAGCATTCCTGTAAGTCTGGAAGAATCTGCACGGATCGACGGGGCCGGACATTTCCGGATCCTGTTCAGCATAGTGCTCCCGCTATCCAAGCCGATCATGGCGACACTTGCCCTGTTCTTCGCGGTTGGACGCTGGAATGCTTACCAGGATGCCTTATTCTATATTAAGCATGAGATTTCCCTGCGCCCGCTGCAGCTTAAGCTGTATTATCTCGTCATTCAGGCCAGTGAAAGCTTCCAGCTGGAAGCAACCCAGGTACAGCTCAGCAATCCGGAAGTTCTAAAAGCATCTGTTGTGGTATTTGCTACTTTACCTATTCTCTGCGTATATCCGTTCGTCCAGAAATACTTCGTTCAAGGTGTTATGCTCGGAGCGGTTAAGGAGTAGTCCTGCGCTCTAGTATATAGTAATACAATTGAATCCGAAAATTAAAAGTGGGGGAATTGCGATGAAGACAAGACAAGTGTATTCGCTAATGATGGCCTCAGTTATGGCAGCCGGCCTGCTGTCCGGATGCTCCGGGGGAAATAACAACGCTAAGAATGCGAACGCTGAGGCGACCAAGGCTCCGGCTGCGACAGAAGCAGCTGCTACCAATCAGGCGGAAGGGGCTTTCCCGGATTACTCCAAAGGCTTCGAGAAGAAGGTCTCGCTGGATATTCCGGTCTACGAACGGGCGTATGAGGGCTGGAATGTGTCCGACAACTACTATACCCGCTGGGTACAGGCAGAATTCGGTGACAAGTATAATATCGAAGTCAATTATGTGCCGATCACCCGTCAAAAGGAAGTAACGGATTACGAGCAGCTGCTGGCATCGCATAAGGCTCCTGATATCATCTTCCATTACGACATGCCGCAAGCGCTTACTTATTACGGTGAGGATGTCATGCAGCCGATCGACTATGCGGAACTTGAAAACTATGCGCCAACCTACTGGAAGAACATGGGCTCTACTATCGAGCAGTACGGTACCGTTAATAACGAGAAAATTTTCTTCTTTGCTGCACGTCCTGAAGCCGACAACTTTGTTAACATTATCCGCAAGGACTGGGTGGAGAAGGTCGGTATGAAGGTTGAAGATCTGACTTCGCTTGAGAAATACAATGAGATGCTGGCCAAATGGAAAGCGGCCGGAATCGGTGTAACCGGCGGCAACCTGCTGCAGAACTTCTACAACTTTAACTATGCCTTCCGTGACTGGCCGGTCGATGCGAAATACCGTGCGCTTTACTCTGACCTTAGCGTAGCTGATCTGACTACGAAGGATACAGAAGCTTACCTGCGTAATCTGAACTATCAGTATAACAACGGCCTGATTGATAAGGAATTCTATCTGCGCAACGATGAGCCTAAGGTTAAAGCTGAATTCGTTGCCGGCAAAACAGGGAACTTCGCCTTCTATCTGGCTAACAATACGGATGTCTTTGCAGCTACCCTGCAGAACAACCCGGATGCTGAATTTGCCGTAATTCCTCCTGGTGCCTTTGTTCCGGAAGGTAAGCAGCCTCAAGGACGCGCTTACTGGCCATTCGGCTTCATCATGGGCATTAACTATGAATCCACTCCTGAAGAACGGGCCGCGGTCTGGATGTATCTTGAATGGCTCAGCCAGCCGGAGAACCTGTTCAAATTCCAGAACGGGATTGAAGGCGAGAACTATACGCTTGATGCAGACGGCATCGCGCTGAAGAATCCGGACTATAAAGGCGAATCTGTCCTGGCACAGAATAATAACAAAGACTATTGGGGCCTTGTAACGGAAATCGCCCAATATCCGGATGCTGCAAAAACACGCACGGCTAACCTGCGCAACTGGGCACCTGCCGGTTATGAGACGCTCGCTGATGATCTGGTGAAGTACTATGACGAAGTAGCGGAATTCCGTACTCCGGATGCGCTGTTCAGCGTTGTACTTGAGAAGGTGAACGAATATAAAGCGGATCTGAACACATTGTTCCAGGAACTGTATGTGAAGGTTGTACTCGCTCCTGAAGCTGATTTCGATGCTACCTATGAAGCTGCCAAGAAAACTTATCTGGATGCCGGCTATCAGGAAATCCTTGATGAGAAGCAGGCTGCCATTGATGCAGGCAATTTCCGCTAATCTAATCGCTAGGGGAAATAAACTGAATAGCCAGGAGAGTTAAAGCAATCACCCGCCGGGTCCAGTGGACCGGCGGGTGTTCTGCATACACTGTAGCTGACCGTGTATGCAGAGCAGCAAGCAGCAGACGCTGCAGCGGCATAGAAGCCCGGTGGATGAATGCCCTTTATTCCTGTCCGGACAGGAATACTTCTTCCGTCACCTGGACGAGACAGCGCGCCGCTGTACTGAGCCCTCCGCTGCCCTGATAGATCAGGCAGGTTGTCCGCTGCGTCTGCTCCAGCTCCTTGATATGCAGGGAGACGAGTCCGCCGCCGTTCAGCAGCTCGGGGCGGAGGTAGGAGTTCGGCAGCAGGGCCGCAGCCTTGGTAGTCGGCAGCAGCCGGACAATGGCTTCGAAGGAGTCGATCTCCATCCGTACATCGGGATCTACCCCGCAGCGCTGAAAGAGATCATCGGTAGTCCGGCGGTACCAGGTGCCCTTGGAGAAAAGAATCATCGGCAGCCGGGAGAGATGCTCCATAGTAAGTCTTGGAGTAAGTGTCAGCGGGTGCTGCTCGGAGACAACCAGCCGCAGCTGATCCTCGAACAGCGGAATGCAGCGCAGGCCCGGCTCCTGAACCTGCGACGCAATAATGCCGACATCGCATTTGCCTTCGCTGACCGCGGTAACCATCTCATGCGTCTTCCCGGTGATCAGCTTCAGCTCGGCTGCCGGATATTTGTCCATATAAGCATTCACCAGCGGCGGCAGTGTGGTCTGCAGGGTAGTCAGACTGGCACCGAGCGTGACTACCTGCGGCTCGCCTTCCCTGAACTTGGACAGCGCTTCCAGAAACTTGGTACGCTGCTGGCGCTGCTCCAGGGCGTAGGTATAAGTGAGGCGTCCCACCTCTGTAAGCTCGAGCCGCTTGCCGAACCGGTTGAACAGGGCAACGCCGAGCCGTTCCTCCAGCTTGGAGATTTTGCGGGACAGGGCAGGCTGGGACAGGTTGAGCTGGCGTGACGCCCGGTTCAGGCTGGAATGCTCCACAACCGCCGCAAAAGCATCTAAATCATCATACATACCTGGTGCTCCTTCACTCTAATATTCAAACAATTTCCAGTATCTATAGTGATAAAAGGCATAGCTGCTACATAAGCCAGACCTTGATTTATGCGGAAAAAAGCCCGGTATGATGACATTTCCTATTCTAAATGAGAATTATTATCATATTAAAAATATTCTTATGCGTTTATTGTATAACGATTAATAATTAGATTGCAATTCCCTTATAAGTGAAAAAAGAGTAACATGAAAAGTGACACAAGATATTCACATATTGTGAATAATAAAGCAAAGTCCGGGAAATCAATGGAAAGTGGTGCAAATAGACTATTTGCGGGTTTTGTACCCATGCCGCTGCCCTGTTTCAACTGTATTCCCGGCGGTGTATGCTCTTTAAAAAGATAAGTATTTATTGCTTCACGCAATTAATACTCCTTATCTTTCCCGCTGAAACGGATACTGAAAGCGATACGCAGTATCGTTGCTTCGGAAGCATTAGCCTTTAAAGGCACTGCAGCCGTTTC encodes:
- a CDS encoding ABC transporter permease subunit; the encoded protein is MKVASASQTNHSPLLRKKQGFTHYLQRDWQLYLLVMLPLAFVIVFKYLPMTGLVIAFKDYKIARGFWGSEWAGLEVFQELFAKADFIKAVRNTLLLNVLDLCFSFTMPIVLALLLNEIKSIGFKRVNQTILYLPHFLSWVIIGAIAYQLLSEGGGVVNNLIELMGGTRVPFLQEDTNWLISYLVIGVWQSMGWGTIIYLAAMSGINPELYEAATVDGAGRWRKVWNITLPSIRATIVTLLIMALGKVMDGSFERIYSLQNKATTEFTTTIPVLVYRWGIESGNFSRATAIGLFQSVIGIILVISADRIAKKLGEDGIL
- a CDS encoding ABC transporter substrate-binding protein, which gives rise to MKTRQVYSLMMASVMAAGLLSGCSGGNNNAKNANAEATKAPAATEAAATNQAEGAFPDYSKGFEKKVSLDIPVYERAYEGWNVSDNYYTRWVQAEFGDKYNIEVNYVPITRQKEVTDYEQLLASHKAPDIIFHYDMPQALTYYGEDVMQPIDYAELENYAPTYWKNMGSTIEQYGTVNNEKIFFFAARPEADNFVNIIRKDWVEKVGMKVEDLTSLEKYNEMLAKWKAAGIGVTGGNLLQNFYNFNYAFRDWPVDAKYRALYSDLSVADLTTKDTEAYLRNLNYQYNNGLIDKEFYLRNDEPKVKAEFVAGKTGNFAFYLANNTDVFAATLQNNPDAEFAVIPPGAFVPEGKQPQGRAYWPFGFIMGINYESTPEERAAVWMYLEWLSQPENLFKFQNGIEGENYTLDADGIALKNPDYKGESVLAQNNNKDYWGLVTEIAQYPDAAKTRTANLRNWAPAGYETLADDLVKYYDEVAEFRTPDALFSVVLEKVNEYKADLNTLFQELYVKVVLAPEADFDATYEAAKKTYLDAGYQEILDEKQAAIDAGNFR
- a CDS encoding LysR family transcriptional regulator; translation: MYDDLDAFAAVVEHSSLNRASRQLNLSQPALSRKISKLEERLGVALFNRFGKRLELTEVGRLTYTYALEQRQQRTKFLEALSKFREGEPQVVTLGASLTTLQTTLPPLVNAYMDKYPAAELKLITGKTHEMVTAVSEGKCDVGIIASQVQEPGLRCIPLFEDQLRLVVSEQHPLTLTPRLTMEHLSRLPMILFSKGTWYRRTTDDLFQRCGVDPDVRMEIDSFEAIVRLLPTTKAAALLPNSYLRPELLNGGGLVSLHIKELEQTQRTTCLIYQGSGGLSTAARCLVQVTEEVFLSGQE
- a CDS encoding carbohydrate ABC transporter permease, yielding MKATTAGPAAPHKARIDIYGLIIGFVIILASLVCLLPFIHVVAKSLSSDSFVIANRVFLWPQGFTIEAYRKIFADASILRSLYITVIVTVLFTILGMILTICAAYPLSRTQFKGRRVITFIFLFTMYFSGGIIPDYMNINNLGLMDTIWSLILPLSFSVFNLLIMKTSLTSSIPVSLEESARIDGAGHFRILFSIVLPLSKPIMATLALFFAVGRWNAYQDALFYIKHEISLRPLQLKLYYLVIQASESFQLEATQVQLSNPEVLKASVVVFATLPILCVYPFVQKYFVQGVMLGAVKE